Proteins found in one Bacillus subtilis subsp. subtilis str. 168 genomic segment:
- the cheD gene encoding sequence specific deamidase required for methylation of methyl-accepting chemotaxis proteins (MCPs) by CheR (Evidence 1a: Function from experimental evidences in the studied strain; PubMedId: 15546616, 16469702, 22720735, 23226535; Product type cp: cell process): MSTTEAVVIKVGIADVKIARFPDTIRTSGLGSCVGLVLYDKEKQTAGLVHVMLPDSTLSKTAELNRAKYADTAVQTTIDMLIEAGCRKFALKAKLAGGSEMFKFKSTNDLMKIGPRNVLAIKEQLSLFNIPIISEDTGGSSGRTIEFEPKSCMLHIRTVKQGEKTI, encoded by the coding sequence ATGAGTACAACTGAGGCTGTTGTTATAAAGGTTGGGATTGCTGACGTGAAGATCGCCCGCTTCCCGGATACCATCCGGACCTCTGGTTTGGGCTCATGTGTGGGGCTGGTGCTTTATGATAAAGAAAAGCAAACGGCGGGTCTTGTTCATGTCATGCTTCCGGATTCGACGTTATCGAAAACTGCCGAGCTCAACCGGGCTAAGTACGCTGACACCGCCGTACAGACCACGATTGATATGCTGATAGAAGCGGGATGCCGGAAATTTGCATTAAAAGCAAAGCTGGCCGGCGGATCAGAGATGTTTAAATTTAAATCGACAAATGATTTGATGAAGATCGGACCGAGAAATGTATTAGCGATAAAAGAACAGCTGTCTTTATTTAATATTCCTATTATTAGTGAAGATACGGGCGGCTCAAGCGGCCGGACGATAGAATTTGAACCGAAGTCCTGCATGCTGCATATTCGAACTGTTAAACAAGGTGAAAAAACGATTTAA
- the sigD gene encoding RNA polymerase sigma-28 factor (sigma-D) (Evidence 1a: Function from experimental evidences in the studied strain; PubMedId: 2498284, 9648743, 9657996, 11751842, 15033535, 15066026, 15175317, 22329926, 22956758, 25288929, 26170408; Product type r : regulator), with protein sequence MQSLNYEDQVLWTRWKEWKDPKAGDDLMRRYMPLVTYHVGRISVGLPKSVHKDDLMSLGMLGLYDALEKFDPSRDLKFDTYASFRIRGAIIDGLRKEDWLPRTSREKTKKVEAAIEKLEQRYLRNVSPAEIAEELGMTVQDVVSTMNEGFFANLLSIDEKLHDQDDGENIQVMIRDDKNVPPEEKIMKDELIAQLAEKIHELSEKEQLVVSLFYKEELTLTEIGQVLNLSTSRISQIHSKALFKLKNLLEKVIQ encoded by the coding sequence ATGCAATCCTTGAATTATGAAGATCAGGTGCTTTGGACGCGCTGGAAAGAGTGGAAAGATCCTAAAGCCGGTGACGACTTAATGCGCCGTTACATGCCGCTTGTCACATATCATGTAGGCAGAATTTCTGTCGGACTGCCGAAATCAGTGCATAAAGACGATCTTATGAGCCTTGGTATGCTTGGTTTATATGATGCCCTTGAAAAATTTGACCCCAGCCGGGACTTAAAATTTGATACCTACGCCTCGTTTAGAATTCGCGGCGCAATCATAGACGGGCTTCGTAAAGAAGATTGGCTGCCCAGAACCTCGCGCGAAAAAACAAAAAAGGTTGAAGCAGCAATTGAAAAGCTTGAACAGCGGTATCTTCGGAATGTATCGCCCGCGGAAATTGCAGAGGAACTCGGAATGACGGTACAGGATGTCGTGTCAACAATGAATGAAGGTTTTTTTGCAAATCTGCTGTCAATTGATGAAAAGCTCCATGATCAAGATGACGGGGAAAACATTCAAGTCATGATCAGAGATGACAAAAATGTTCCGCCTGAAGAAAAGATTATGAAGGATGAACTGATTGCACAGCTTGCGGAAAAAATTCACGAACTCTCTGAAAAAGAACAGCTGGTTGTCAGTTTGTTCTACAAAGAGGAGTTGACACTGACAGAAATCGGACAAGTATTAAATCTTTCTACGTCCCGCATATCTCAGATCCATTCAAAGGCATTATTTAAATTAAAGAATCTGCTGGAAAAAGTGATACAATAA